In the Methylomonas rhizoryzae genome, one interval contains:
- a CDS encoding ParB/RepB/Spo0J family partition protein codes for MLATKRYEYLPIDLIQYHHTLTNHRDLDMAKVAHLERDIIANGLFEPLVVWERQSKEYYLVGGFHRMEAIQGIRRANPGYFDRVDVRVVTGDPDEIKALNLKLNSDRVDTRITDYFQTVLYLNNANWPKERIAEFFDKSVGWIDEIIRYAPLTTEPLREKLASGEVSWSRAKDILRKALKAPPGNEKAIIESELSQPMPAAAARPLRYKDSLKRLSDTIKKQPKRTYKISAADLYALLVTLRSKSVDADSLARARQAFPMLWDDEQDT; via the coding sequence ATGCTTGCGACTAAACGCTACGAATATTTGCCGATCGACTTGATTCAATATCACCATACGTTGACCAACCATAGGGATTTGGATATGGCTAAAGTGGCACATCTTGAGCGGGACATCATCGCTAACGGCTTGTTCGAGCCTTTGGTCGTTTGGGAGCGGCAGAGCAAGGAGTATTATCTGGTGGGTGGTTTTCACCGCATGGAAGCGATACAAGGCATTCGGCGCGCCAATCCCGGTTATTTCGACCGAGTGGACGTGCGGGTGGTTACCGGCGATCCCGACGAGATCAAGGCCTTGAATTTGAAATTGAATTCCGACCGGGTGGATACCCGGATCACCGATTATTTTCAAACGGTGCTTTATCTGAACAACGCCAATTGGCCGAAGGAGCGGATTGCCGAGTTTTTCGACAAAAGCGTCGGTTGGATAGACGAAATTATTCGCTACGCGCCTTTGACCACCGAGCCGTTGCGGGAGAAGCTGGCCAGCGGCGAAGTTTCTTGGAGCCGGGCCAAGGACATATTGCGCAAAGCCTTGAAAGCGCCGCCGGGCAACGAAAAGGCGATTATCGAATCCGAGCTGAGCCAGCCGATGCCGGCAGCGGCGGCTAGGCCGTTGCGCTACAAAGACTCCCTCAAGCGGCTCAGCGATACCATTAAAAAACAGCCCAAGCGCACCTACAAGATTAGTGCGGCGGATCTTTATGCCTTATTGGTTACGTTAAGAAGTAAATCGGTGGATGCGGATAGCTTGGCAAGAGCGCGCCAGGCCTTTCCGATGTTGTGGGACGACGAACAGGATACCTAA